Proteins from a single region of Gambusia affinis linkage group LG12, SWU_Gaff_1.0, whole genome shotgun sequence:
- the si:ch211-178n15.1 gene encoding uncharacterized protein si:ch211-178n15.1, with protein MYTEGSDTTGHHRFLNYSNSNSPCSCRHCIYYDQLHGHQQARQMDPSLHGCWRDIQAPRGKDGGGRDFLVDRVERSGHFSPQRRPVFAGPSPWSQSDDLSQSCPWELNPAQWGDPTEPGVRHYSFVREQCGCVAGGDRARPFHSGIPHPLPHLQVKGQGYRRRRTVRYISVDEEEGCACAPNGYHLEPHHPQSGHSHLTNGHCGPRRVVFKGEEERDGYLVQGRPKGGSEDHFNGYAESDKGFFPTEVPQKHLSQRRHRGSDITCSETSKTTTNNDLHSEDSEVMRQKGRQDLVRDQIRQVVADLEDVLGGLKQVHVEMKEVVEQIDRLTANIDLSEEEPCITLESSNNLHNSASSGDFRLSPLPARKPAAVMVSSHGADKDHVVFRTNSVSPVHMASVVKTSHFTPPSLQKGVSHKKPSANGHLPHLKLTGDSNHNGPIRPEPYPQTLDPTVIIGNSTSSARTQKPPPYPQNGRCGKGPYPPPKPIRTPAYPARGRQSTSMV; from the exons ATGTACACAGAAGGCTCCGACACGACGGGACACCACCGATTTCTGAACTACAGCAACAGTAACAGCCCCTGCTCCTGCCGGCACTGCATATACTATGACCAGCTGCATGGGCATCAGCAAGCCAGACAAATGGACCCGTCATTGCACGGCTGCTGGAGAGACATCCAGGCTCCTCGGGGTAAAGATGGAGGAGGCAGAGATTTCCTGGTGGACAGAGTTGAAAGAAGCGGTCATTTCAGCCCACAGAGGAGGCCTGTGTTTGCAGGGCCGAGCCCTTGGAGTCAGTCGGACGACTTGAGTCAATCCTGCCCCTGGGAGTTGAACCCTGCCCAGTGGGGCGACCCGACGGAGCCTGGGGTGAGACACTACTCATTTGTGAGAGAACAGTGTGGCTGTGTGGCAGGCGGTGACAGAGCACGCCCCTTCCACTCTGGGATTCCCCACCCTCTCCCTCAtcttcaggtcaaaggtcaagggTACAGACGAAGGCGGACTGTCAGGTACATATCGGTGGATGAGGAAGAAGGCTGTGCGTGTGCTCCTAATGGCTATCATTTGGAGCCGCACCATCCCCAGTCAGGTCATTCGCACTTGACAAATGGCCACTGTGGACCGAGGCGTGTGGTCTTTAagggagaggaggaaagagaTGGCTATCTGGTCCAGGGCAGGCCAAAGGGTGGATCAGAGGACCACTTTAACGGCTACGCTGAGTCTGATAAGGGCTTCTTTCCGACTGAAGTCCCTCAGAAGCACTTGAGCCAAAGGAGACATAGGGGATCTGACATCACCTGCTCGGAAACCTCCAAAACAACCACCAACAATGATCTCCACAGTGAAGATTCAGAAGTGATGAGACAAAAGGGGCGGCAGGACTTGGTGAGGGATCAAATCCGACAAGTCGTAGCAGATCTGGAGGACGTGTTGGGGGGTCTGAAGCAAGTTCACGTGGAGATGAAAGAG GTGGTTGAGCAGATTGATCGCCTCACAGCAAATATCGACCTCAGCGAAGAGGAGCCGTGCATCACTCTGGAGTCATCCAATAACCTTCACAATTCAGCGTCTTCAGGGGACTTCAGGTTATCCCCTCTACCTGCTCGCAAGCCCGCTGCGGTCATGGTATCGTCGCACGGTGCTGACAAAGACCACGTTGTATTCAGAACCAACTCCGTCTCTCCCGTCCACATGGCGTCCGTCGTCAAAACGAGCCACTTCACCCCACCCAGTCTCCAGAAAGGCGTCAGTCACAAAAAGCCCAGCGCAAATGGCCACCTGCCTCACCTGAAACTCACAGGAGATTCAAACCACAATGGCCCAATTCGTCCTGAACCCTATCCACAGACCCTTGACCCGACAGTCATCATAGGGAACAGCACTTCCAGTGCAAGAACTCAAAAGCCGCCACCTTACCCTCAAAATGGCCGGTGTGGGAAGGGCCCATATCCGCCACCGAAGCCCATTAGGACCCCTGCCTACCCTGCCAGAGGACGCCAGAGCACCAGCATGGTGTAA